The genomic segment CCAGGTCGTCACCTGTCTCGTCCTTTTTCAGGTCTGAACCACTCGGTCCAACCGCGCGAGGTCCCACACGACCGCCCTCAGGGACGGGCCGCAGGGAAGTGGTGCCAACATTGAGTCGTCGGAATACCTCACTCGGTAGGGTCGTCTCGATGTCCAGACAGGGGTTAGTGCTCGCAGGGGCCGCGCTGATGGTCGCGGTGACCGTGACGTCGTGCGTCACCGAGGTGGACGGCACCGCCGCGCCACCCACCACGCACGCGGCGGCGGGTCACACCGAGACACCGTCGCCCAGCCCGACCTCCCCGTCGGACACACCCGCGCCCACGGACGACGGCATCGCGGCACCGGGCCAGTGCGTCGACGGCAACGATCCCGCCCCCGTCGACTGCGAGGACCCGCACACCGTGGAGATCACGGCGAGCGGGTCGTTCGGCGGCGCGATGGCCGAGGAGCCGCCCGGCCGCGACGAGGTCTTCGCCGCCGTGTTCCCCTCCTGCCGGCAGGAGGCCGCCGACTACCTCGGGAGCTCCGACTTCGACCTCACCACCCTGTCCGCGTGGCTGCTGTGGGCGGGAGAGGAGGCCTGGGACCGCGGCGAGCGCTGGTACCGCTGCGGCGTCGTCGAGCTCGACAAGGCCAACAAGGCGAAGCAGCGCACCGGCTCGATCCGCAACGCGTTGCGCGGTGACGGCGTCCACGCCCACCGCCTGTGTTCGCTGACCGCGCCCTCGGAGGAGTCGCCGTCCCCGACGCCGTGCGACCGGCCGCACCGTGGCGAGGCGGTGGCGCTGGTGCCGATGGGCGAGCGCTCCGACCCCATCCCCAGCGAGCAGGACTTCCACGCCGCCGCGAAGGAGGCGTGCGACGACGCCGTCGTCGACTACCTCGGCGCGCCACGCGACGACGTGGCGGCCGCCTGGCGCTGGCCCGACGAGGGCGCCTGGAAGCAGGGGTTCACCAACCTCACGTGCTACCTGCAGACCGACAAGCCGGTCACGGCCTCGCTGCGGGGCGTCAAGAGCAGCCCGCTCCCGCGGTGATCGGAGCGACCGCGGAAAGATCGGAACTAGTTCTTTGCAGCGCGCGCTCCGCGGTCTAGCGTGCCCGCATGTCGAACGACACGCGCCACGACGACGTGGCGAACGATGTCCCGCAGGGTTGGCGGGAACGCCTGCGCCAGATCGGGCCGGGCATCATGGCTGCGGCGACCGGCGTCGGTGCGGGCGACCTGGTCGCCACGATGGTCGCGGGATCGCGCTACGGGTACACGCTGCTGTGGGCAGTGCTCCTGGGGACGATCTTCAAACTCGCGCTCGGTGAGGCCGTCGGCCGCTGGCACCTCGCCTCCGGGCAGACCCTGCTGTCGGGCTGGCGGACGCTCGGCCGGTGGGTGCTCGTCTACTTCGGCGCCTACGCGCTCGTCTGGGGTTTCGTCTACGGCGCCACCGCGATGTCGGCCTCCGGGCTGCCGCTGAACGCGCTCATGCCGGGCCTGTCGGTGCGGTACTGGGCGATGATCTGCGGAGTCGTCGGTTTCGCGCTCGTGTGGTTCGGGCGCTACGCCGTCATCGAGAAGATCATGACGGTGCTCGTCGGCGTCATGTTCGTGACGGTCGTGGGCACCGCGGTGCTCGTGGCGCCGAACCTCCTCGACGCGGGCAAGGGACTCGTGCCCTCGCTGCCCGACGGGTCGCTGGTGTACGTCCTCGGCCTGGTCGGCGGGGTCGGCGGCACCATCACCATGGCGGCGTACGGCTACTGGACCATCGCCAAGGGCTGGCACACGCCGCGCTGGATGCCCATGATGCGGCTCGACAACGCCGTCGGCTACGTCACCACCGGCGTGTTCGTGATCGCCATGCTCGTCGTCGGCTCGGAACTGCTGTTCAACCAGGAGATCGTGTCCGGCGACGCGGGCCTGCTCTACCTGGGCGACGCGCTCGCACAGGACTACGGGCAGTGGGCGCGCATCCCGTTCCTCATCGGCTTCTTCGCCGTGTCGTTCA from the Saccharomonospora azurea NA-128 genome contains:
- a CDS encoding Nramp family divalent metal transporter, which produces MSNDTRHDDVANDVPQGWRERLRQIGPGIMAAATGVGAGDLVATMVAGSRYGYTLLWAVLLGTIFKLALGEAVGRWHLASGQTLLSGWRTLGRWVLVYFGAYALVWGFVYGATAMSASGLPLNALMPGLSVRYWAMICGVVGFALVWFGRYAVIEKIMTVLVGVMFVTVVGTAVLVAPNLLDAGKGLVPSLPDGSLVYVLGLVGGVGGTITMAAYGYWTIAKGWHTPRWMPMMRLDNAVGYVTTGVFVIAMLVVGSELLFNQEIVSGDAGLLYLGDALAQDYGQWARIPFLIGFFAVSFTSLIGVWNGVSLLFADWWRTWRLPRHVKGEAQADLDDYERKAGEHSPVFRGYLVWLTFPPMALLFLDRPFQLTVAYGALGALFMPFLAGTLLVLLNSRRVVPQGRSRWVSNTLLTLCLALFAYLAVDELVGLFE
- a CDS encoding septum formation family protein, with product MSRQGLVLAGAALMVAVTVTSCVTEVDGTAAPPTTHAAAGHTETPSPSPTSPSDTPAPTDDGIAAPGQCVDGNDPAPVDCEDPHTVEITASGSFGGAMAEEPPGRDEVFAAVFPSCRQEAADYLGSSDFDLTTLSAWLLWAGEEAWDRGERWYRCGVVELDKANKAKQRTGSIRNALRGDGVHAHRLCSLTAPSEESPSPTPCDRPHRGEAVALVPMGERSDPIPSEQDFHAAAKEACDDAVVDYLGAPRDDVAAAWRWPDEGAWKQGFTNLTCYLQTDKPVTASLRGVKSSPLPR